A DNA window from Candidatus Protochlamydia naegleriophila contains the following coding sequences:
- a CDS encoding metallophosphoesterase family protein: MCKIGWVTDLHLDYAKSSQREHFIEQLLAQQLDLLLIAGDIAESGNYKTELLWLSERLQIPLYFVLGNHDFYGSLIDDIRQEASSFCQMHSNLFYLTTEANYLSLTVEWALAGHDGWSDGRAGDYEASTIELRDYREIRDLKFLTKQERQKKIHRLAQVSASQVELKLIEAFKQHDNVLLVTHAPPFIEACLYENHIADTDWAPHFVNQTLGESLLRLMGEYKKKSLLVLCGHTHHAATFQPLPNLKVLVGQASYGHPKGQSPLIIEAGKLFIE; this comes from the coding sequence ATGTGTAAAATTGGGTGGGTGACCGATCTGCATCTTGATTATGCCAAGTCCAGTCAACGCGAACATTTTATTGAACAATTGCTCGCCCAGCAACTTGATCTGCTTCTCATCGCAGGCGACATTGCAGAATCCGGAAATTATAAAACAGAGCTCTTGTGGCTATCAGAAAGGCTTCAAATCCCTCTTTATTTTGTCTTGGGAAATCATGACTTCTATGGAAGCCTCATAGACGACATTCGGCAAGAGGCCTCTTCTTTTTGCCAGATGCACTCCAATCTCTTTTACTTAACAACCGAGGCAAACTATCTATCCTTGACGGTTGAGTGGGCTTTAGCCGGACACGATGGCTGGTCTGACGGAAGAGCTGGCGATTATGAGGCCTCTACAATCGAGCTGCGCGATTACCGGGAAATCAGAGACTTGAAATTCCTAACCAAGCAAGAGCGCCAAAAAAAAATTCACAGATTAGCTCAAGTATCGGCATCCCAAGTCGAATTGAAGCTGATCGAAGCATTTAAGCAGCATGACAATGTTTTATTGGTCACTCATGCGCCGCCTTTTATTGAAGCCTGTTTATATGAGAATCATATAGCAGACACAGACTGGGCCCCCCATTTCGTGAATCAAACGCTTGGGGAATCCCTCTTGCGCCTTATGGGCGAGTATAAAAAAAAATCGCTGCTGGTGCTATGCGGACATACTCACCATGCAGCGACTTTTCAACCTTTGCCCAATTTAAAAGTGCTGGTTGGGCAGGCTTCATATGGCCACCCAAAAGGTCAATCGCCACTTATCATCGAAGCCGGAAAGCTTTTCATTGAATAA
- a CDS encoding HdeD family acid-resistance protein: MSDFIQNNRNLLLIEGILFAILGFIAIAIPGISTLSAELFIGWFILFGGLIQTYRTFKARNESGFWGSLIVSLLYIIFGVLLLIYPVAGVISLTLLMMFFFLFEGIAKIIMGFQLRPLRRWGWFILNGVLSLIMAAIIWAGWPGTAFWVLGLLVGINLLFFGLSLAFLALGIPKIDKT; this comes from the coding sequence GTGAGTGATTTCATCCAAAACAATCGTAATCTCTTATTGATTGAAGGAATTCTTTTTGCCATTCTTGGTTTCATAGCCATCGCCATTCCAGGCATCTCTACATTAAGTGCAGAGTTATTTATTGGATGGTTTATTCTTTTTGGAGGACTGATTCAAACTTACCGAACCTTTAAAGCGCGCAATGAATCGGGTTTTTGGGGATCGCTTATCGTCAGCCTCCTCTACATCATATTTGGTGTTTTATTATTAATATATCCCGTGGCTGGAGTCATTTCTCTCACCCTTTTAATGATGTTCTTCTTTCTCTTTGAAGGGATTGCCAAAATTATTATGGGTTTTCAGCTGCGCCCACTTAGGCGTTGGGGATGGTTTATATTAAATGGGGTCCTTTCGCTTATCATGGCAGCTATTATTTGGGCTGGATGGCCAGGAACAGCCTTTTGGGTGCTTGGATTACTCGTAGGAATCAATCTGCTCTTTTTTGGACTCTCATTAGCTTTTCTGGCTTTGGGAATCCCCAAGATCGATAAAACCTAA
- a CDS encoding NUDIX domain-containing protein, with amino-acid sequence MKQVTRLGVYGIALEGNKILLVSKGPNGCYRNKLDLPGGGIEFGESSEETLRREFLEETGRAFQTMHLVNNVSHVLEVLDLPSPYHFHHLGQLYFISGLDAIPSTPYEQHDWYDFQQLKPEQLTPFAEIVIKDLQKQLQIKNVFRN; translated from the coding sequence ATGAAACAAGTCACTCGTCTTGGCGTTTATGGCATCGCTCTCGAAGGCAACAAGATTTTACTCGTCTCTAAAGGTCCGAATGGGTGTTACAGAAATAAGCTGGATCTTCCGGGAGGCGGAATTGAATTTGGAGAATCTTCCGAAGAGACGCTAAGACGCGAATTCTTAGAGGAGACAGGAAGGGCCTTTCAAACGATGCATTTAGTCAATAATGTCTCGCATGTATTAGAAGTATTGGACTTACCCTCTCCATACCATTTCCACCACCTTGGCCAGCTTTATTTTATCTCTGGTCTAGATGCTATTCCTTCAACACCTTACGAACAGCATGATTGGTATGATTTTCAACAATTGAAACCTGAACAATTGACTCCTTTTGCTGAAATCGTGATAAAAGATCTTCAAAAGCAACTTCAAATTAAAAATGTCTTTCGTAATTAA